One genomic segment of Bacteroidota bacterium includes these proteins:
- a CDS encoding alginate export family protein, which yields MILLLSVFTFNAFSQSFSLSGEFRPRIEYRDGFKTLPALDAEPAFLVNERTRLIVDYKSKRVNFRFTPQHTGLFGQNSYINSAENNFSIYEAYADLNLCSKELDSSKGPDLLKFRIGRQALNYDGGRILSNLDWPPQGIRHDAAVLFLEEKGWEVILGAAFNQQSDELTGTAFYGNYYKSLQFARLHHKFKNLDFAVLFLKDDFQNVLTDSAGIISTNGVNSRITTGTRLKYTVSPGVNIHGEFYQQLGEDLAYNSLNAQLYSIEVEFKLANKKLVITPGVDMLSGNDGVAGEDQTPENTNRFFTPSYGINHKFYGHADYFYCGNGFGDAGLKDIYIRTSYAFTSKFNTWVHLHAYQSFTEIADLTNPTQSVSPYLGTEIDWLLNYTFDDQVTVQFGTCFMFGSETLKQVKQLIPEETRSVGNFTYLQFKFTPKFFESKVAG from the coding sequence TTGATACTTCTTTTAAGTGTATTTACATTTAATGCATTCTCTCAATCATTTTCATTATCCGGCGAGTTCCGTCCTCGTATAGAGTATCGTGATGGTTTCAAAACATTACCTGCTTTGGATGCTGAACCCGCTTTCTTAGTAAATGAAAGAACACGTTTGATAGTAGATTATAAAAGCAAGCGAGTGAATTTCAGATTTACACCGCAGCACACCGGCCTATTTGGACAGAATAGTTATATCAACTCAGCAGAAAATAATTTCTCAATTTATGAAGCGTATGCCGATTTGAATCTTTGCAGTAAGGAATTAGATTCTTCAAAAGGTCCGGATCTTTTAAAATTTAGAATCGGACGACAAGCATTGAATTATGATGGAGGCAGAATATTAAGTAATCTGGATTGGCCACCTCAGGGAATCCGACATGATGCTGCGGTGCTTTTTTTGGAAGAAAAAGGATGGGAGGTTATTTTGGGTGCAGCTTTCAATCAACAATCAGATGAATTGACCGGCACGGCATTTTATGGTAATTATTATAAATCGTTACAATTTGCAAGGCTTCATCATAAATTTAAAAATCTTGATTTTGCTGTTTTATTTCTGAAAGATGATTTTCAAAATGTACTCACAGATTCCGCTGGTATTATATCAACCAATGGAGTTAATAGTAGAATAACAACAGGGACAAGATTAAAATATACTGTATCACCCGGGGTAAATATTCATGGGGAATTTTATCAGCAATTAGGAGAAGATTTAGCTTACAATTCTTTAAATGCACAATTGTATAGTATAGAAGTGGAATTTAAACTCGCCAATAAAAAATTAGTAATTACACCGGGGGTGGATATGTTGAGTGGTAATGATGGTGTAGCAGGAGAAGATCAAACACCGGAAAATACAAATCGTTTTTTTACTCCAAGCTATGGTATCAATCATAAATTTTATGGACATGCAGATTATTTTTATTGCGGTAATGGATTTGGTGATGCCGGCTTAAAAGATATTTATATTCGAACTTCTTATGCATTTACAAGTAAGTTTAATACATGGGTTCACCTGCATGCCTATCAATCATTTACTGAAATTGCTGACTTAACAAATCCCACACAATCTGTTTCACCATATCTGGGAACTGAGATTGACTGGTTGTTAAATTATACGTTTGACGATCAGGTAACTGTACAATTTGGAACATGTTTTATGTTTGGATCAGAAACACTTAAGCAGGTGAAACAACTCATACCAGAGGAAACACGCAGTGTAGGAAATTTTACATATCTCCAATTCAAGTTTACACCGAAATTTTTTGAATCAAAAGTTGCCGGATAA
- a CDS encoding SDR family oxidoreductase: protein MNGKVVWLTGASGGIGEALAYALAKKNVRLILSARRVVELQRVCDKCRELGADAHVLSFDLAGVHILPQIAEKALAIYGRIDLLINNGGISQRSKAIETPMEIDRRIMDINYFSSVALTKALLPHMLLQGDGMIAVMSSFSGKFGWKERTAYAASKFALQGFYESLRAELFDKNIKVLIISPARVNTDISINAIKEDGSKHGISDPAQQKGLSANVVANKIVTAIERDNKELMIAQVEWIAYYLRKFCPFMFYRLAAKVDPNKD from the coding sequence TTGAATGGAAAAGTAGTTTGGTTAACGGGTGCATCCGGTGGAATTGGAGAAGCATTAGCATATGCATTGGCAAAGAAAAATGTGCGTTTAATTTTATCTGCCCGACGAGTAGTTGAGTTACAAAGAGTTTGCGATAAATGTCGGGAATTAGGTGCCGATGCACACGTATTATCCTTTGATCTTGCAGGTGTACATATACTACCACAAATTGCAGAAAAAGCATTGGCAATTTATGGTCGAATTGATTTGCTTATCAATAATGGTGGTATCAGCCAAAGATCGAAAGCTATAGAAACACCGATGGAAATTGATCGTCGAATAATGGATATTAATTATTTCAGCAGTGTAGCATTAACCAAAGCATTATTACCTCACATGCTACTTCAGGGTGATGGAATGATTGCAGTGATGAGCAGTTTTTCGGGTAAATTCGGATGGAAAGAACGCACCGCTTATGCCGCTTCAAAATTTGCATTACAGGGATTTTATGAATCATTGCGTGCAGAGCTTTTTGATAAGAATATCAAAGTTTTAATTATTAGTCCGGCAAGAGTAAATACAGATATTTCTATCAATGCAATTAAGGAAGATGGAAGCAAACATGGAATTTCCGATCCCGCACAACAGAAAGGTTTATCTGCGAATGTGGTTGCTAATAAAATTGTAACCGCAATTGAAAGAGATAACAAAGAATTGATGATTGCGCAAGTAGAATGGATTGCATATTATCTGCGCAAATTTTGTCCTTTTATGTTTTACAGATTAGCCGCTAAAGTAGATCCCAATAAAGATTAA
- a CDS encoding endonuclease/exonuclease/phosphatase family protein: MKLLVRIVLLLLIGAIIFFGGLILYGTITDYRPAPGEEEIVDISGHGSAIGNTDTIFNLLNWNIGYGGLGKENDFFYDGGKTVRSLRDIWDKDFAGILSTILNNDSIQFYLIQEIDQSSKRSYFINQYDSIFNSLNHVTASFAMNYNVNHVPLPFTNPLGKVLSGVATFSDYLPIESIRFQYPGKFPWPTRIFFLDRCMLLNRYALRGGKELVVINTHNSAYDESGVVKKQEMDFLKDIIIEEYNKGNYVIVGGDFNQCPPGFDPQTFGKMAEGEFIPPAIENDFMPEGWTWAYDPTTPTNRHLETPLDAQTFKIIIDGYLLSPNIEMLSVKTIDQGFDFSDHQPVVLQVKLK; encoded by the coding sequence ATGAAACTACTTGTTCGAATAGTGCTCTTATTACTCATTGGAGCTATAATATTTTTTGGTGGATTAATTCTTTACGGCACCATCACAGATTATCGTCCGGCACCGGGAGAAGAAGAAATTGTTGACATCTCCGGACATGGCTCTGCAATCGGAAATACGGATACTATTTTTAATTTATTGAATTGGAATATCGGTTATGGTGGATTGGGAAAAGAAAATGATTTCTTTTATGATGGTGGGAAAACCGTGCGCTCACTTCGGGATATTTGGGATAAAGATTTTGCAGGAATTCTATCTACTATTTTAAATAATGATTCTATTCAATTTTATCTTATTCAGGAAATTGATCAGAGTTCTAAAAGAAGTTATTTTATTAATCAATATGATTCTATTTTTAATTCTTTAAATCATGTTACGGCATCTTTCGCAATGAATTATAATGTGAATCATGTTCCTTTGCCTTTTACAAATCCATTGGGAAAAGTATTAAGCGGTGTTGCTACTTTTAGTGATTATCTTCCTATTGAATCAATACGATTTCAGTATCCCGGAAAATTTCCATGGCCTACCAGAATCTTTTTTCTTGATCGCTGTATGTTGTTAAACAGATATGCATTGCGTGGAGGAAAAGAATTGGTTGTAATCAACACACATAACTCTGCTTATGATGAAAGTGGTGTTGTAAAAAAACAGGAAATGGATTTTCTGAAAGACATTATTATTGAAGAATATAATAAAGGAAATTATGTAATTGTTGGTGGTGATTTTAATCAATGTCCTCCCGGTTTCGATCCGCAAACTTTTGGTAAAATGGCGGAAGGTGAATTTATTCCTCCTGCTATTGAAAATGATTTTATGCCGGAGGGTTGGACTTGGGCATATGATCCCACTACACCAACAAACAGACATTTAGAAACACCATTGGATGCACAAACTTTTAAAATTATTATTGATGGTTATTTATTATCGCCAAACATAGAAATGCTCAGCGTAAAAACAATTGATCAAGGATTTGATTTCTCCGATCATCAACCTGTTGTGTTACAAGTGAAATTAAAATGA
- a CDS encoding dihydrofolate reductase yields the protein MIFSIIVAADSNGVIGFNGEMPWKKLTADLQFFKNTTMHHWCILGRKTYNALGNKVLPERKFIIVTRDNSFKASDSLIVHSIETAMHLDVIKNEEEVFILGGGEIYKQALPMVNRIYLTRIHDTFEGDTYFLIPDPENWEMISRSDYSKDEKNPYNYSFLVFDRK from the coding sequence ATGATATTTTCAATAATAGTAGCAGCAGATTCAAATGGAGTTATTGGTTTCAATGGCGAAATGCCCTGGAAAAAACTCACTGCCGATTTGCAATTTTTTAAAAATACCACAATGCATCATTGGTGTATTCTCGGCCGCAAAACATACAATGCTTTAGGTAATAAAGTGTTGCCCGAAAGAAAATTTATTATTGTTACCAGAGATAATTCATTTAAAGCATCGGATAGTTTAATCGTACATTCTATCGAAACTGCAATGCATTTGGATGTAATTAAAAATGAAGAAGAGGTTTTTATTTTGGGCGGGGGAGAAATTTACAAACAAGCTCTGCCAATGGTGAATAGAATTTATCTCACCCGCATTCATGATACATTTGAAGGGGATACTTATTTTTTAATTCCCGATCCGGAAAATTGGGAAATGATATCTCGTTCTGATTATTCAAAGGATGAAAAAAATCCTTATAATTATTCCTTTTTAGTATTTGACAGGAAATGA
- a CDS encoding sodium:solute symporter, with protein sequence MSAVDWLVMLGTLISIAAYGIYHTRGNKNLEGFIKADNTERWWGIGLSVMATQASAITFLSTPGQAYSDGMGFIQFYFGLPIAMILVAVFFIPMYYKLKVFTAYEFLEKRFDVKTRTLTAGLFLLQRSVAAGITIYAPSIIVSQLIGWSLNFTVIFIGTFVTGYVLSGGTKAVAITHKQQMAVIFTGMFVAFGFLVYYITRQMSFNDGLHVAGTLGKMNIVDYKFDLNNRYTIWSGILGGLFLQLSYFGTDQSQVGRYISGKSVAHSRLGLIFNGLMKIPMQFFILITGVLVFVFYQMYQPPVYFNTQEIENIKTSKYSAEFFDLNDKMESAFSNKSIALDNYVSALHAEEDVQIESEKSTLITTQTHYDSLRSELQLLVTKNNPKAEDDNDYIFMRFVMDFLPIGLVGLLFAVIFSAGMSSSASEINALAATFTIDIYKRLLIKNASPEKYLTASRILTLLFGLLAIGFALIVSQFENLIEAVNIIGSLFYGTILGIFLTALLLKSVSGNAVFIAALITQFIIFYIDFNDRFNWGLPSLHLSYLWYNVLGSLLVMLLSLIIQQVFTRRLFTNH encoded by the coding sequence ATGAGTGCTGTAGATTGGTTAGTGATGTTGGGCACTTTAATTTCTATTGCTGCTTACGGTATTTATCATACTCGAGGCAATAAAAATCTTGAAGGATTTATTAAGGCTGATAATACAGAACGATGGTGGGGAATCGGCTTATCTGTAATGGCAACTCAGGCAAGTGCAATCACTTTTTTATCTACACCCGGTCAAGCATATTCCGATGGTATGGGGTTTATTCAATTTTATTTCGGGCTACCTATTGCAATGATACTTGTTGCAGTATTTTTTATTCCGATGTATTATAAATTGAAAGTATTTACTGCGTATGAATTTCTCGAAAAAAGATTTGATGTAAAAACTCGCACATTAACTGCAGGTTTATTTTTATTGCAAAGAAGTGTTGCGGCAGGAATTACCATTTATGCACCTTCAATTATTGTATCGCAATTAATTGGCTGGAGTTTAAATTTTACAGTGATTTTTATAGGCACTTTTGTAACTGGATATGTTTTATCCGGTGGTACAAAAGCCGTTGCAATTACACACAAACAACAGATGGCTGTAATCTTTACAGGAATGTTTGTCGCCTTCGGATTTCTGGTGTATTATATTACCCGGCAAATGAGTTTTAATGATGGATTGCATGTAGCAGGAACACTCGGCAAAATGAATATTGTAGATTATAAATTTGATCTGAATAATCGCTATACAATTTGGAGTGGAATTCTGGGTGGATTGTTTTTACAACTCAGTTATTTTGGAACAGATCAAAGTCAGGTCGGTAGATATATTTCCGGTAAGTCAGTTGCACATAGTCGTCTGGGATTAATATTTAATGGACTGATGAAAATACCAATGCAGTTTTTTATTTTAATTACAGGTGTATTGGTATTTGTTTTTTATCAAATGTATCAGCCACCTGTGTATTTCAACACGCAGGAAATTGAGAATATAAAAACTTCAAAATACAGTGCAGAATTTTTTGATTTGAATGATAAAATGGAATCTGCTTTTTCTAATAAATCAATTGCATTAGATAATTATGTTTCCGCATTGCATGCAGAAGAAGATGTTCAGATTGAAAGTGAAAAAAGTACATTGATTACTACTCAAACACATTATGATAGTTTGCGTAGCGAATTGCAATTGTTGGTTACTAAAAATAATCCGAAAGCAGAAGATGATAATGATTATATTTTCATGCGCTTTGTAATGGACTTCCTCCCGATAGGATTAGTAGGTTTATTATTTGCCGTAATTTTTTCTGCGGGGATGAGTTCTTCTGCATCAGAAATAAATGCGTTAGCTGCTACTTTCACTATTGATATTTATAAAAGACTATTAATTAAAAATGCTTCACCTGAAAAATATTTAACTGCATCAAGAATACTCACCTTATTATTTGGATTATTGGCGATTGGATTTGCGCTTATCGTATCTCAATTTGAAAATCTGATTGAAGCTGTAAATATTATTGGCAGTTTATTCTACGGTACCATATTGGGGATATTTTTAACAGCACTATTATTGAAATCAGTTTCGGGCAATGCGGTATTCATTGCAGCCCTAATTACACAATTCATTATTTTCTATATTGATTTCAATGATCGGTTCAATTGGGGGCTTCCGTCTCTGCATTTGAGTTATTTATGGTATAATGTTCTGGGTAGTCTGTTAGTTATGCTCTTAAGTTTAATAATTCAACAAGTGTTTACCCGAAGATTGTTTACAAACCATTAA
- a CDS encoding alpha/beta hydrolase, translating to MIQHTYEWPHSKQYSIYAKLSEHSDDPYGTIGIIHGQSDHSGRYNHVADFLSAHHYAVMNIDLPGHGKSGGRRGHIDTFQDYIEAADMLVEALQNRHPGKPVYLYGHSMGGNIVLNYLLSGKYQINGCIVTSPWIRLAFEPPKWKRTIGKILRNVFPTLQQPTGLAAELLTHDNAVNTAYKKDPLVHGKISSSAFFEIMEHGEKIINNAQQFSQPIFLAHGDADKITDHTASQELAALRPDIITYNEYEGLYHELHNEPEKQQLFNDIIHWLNQQTQHE from the coding sequence ATGATTCAACACACATACGAATGGCCGCATTCAAAACAATATTCTATTTATGCAAAATTATCGGAACACAGCGATGATCCTTATGGCACAATTGGAATTATTCATGGTCAGTCGGATCATAGTGGTCGCTATAATCATGTTGCTGATTTTTTAAGTGCACATCATTATGCTGTGATGAATATTGATTTGCCCGGGCATGGAAAATCAGGAGGTAGGCGTGGACATATTGATACCTTTCAGGATTACATTGAAGCGGCGGATATGTTGGTAGAAGCATTACAAAATCGCCATCCCGGAAAGCCGGTGTATTTATATGGTCATAGCATGGGAGGAAATATAGTTTTAAATTATTTGTTGTCTGGTAAATATCAAATCAATGGTTGTATTGTAACATCGCCTTGGATACGACTTGCATTTGAACCACCGAAATGGAAAAGAACAATTGGAAAAATATTGCGCAATGTTTTTCCAACGTTACAACAACCTACCGGATTAGCTGCTGAATTACTTACACATGATAACGCAGTAAATACAGCTTATAAAAAAGACCCATTAGTACATGGTAAAATTTCGTCTTCTGCATTTTTTGAGATTATGGAACATGGTGAAAAAATTATAAACAATGCACAACAATTTTCGCAACCTATTTTTCTTGCACATGGTGATGCGGATAAAATAACAGATCATACTGCAAGCCAGGAGTTAGCAGCATTACGGCCGGATATAATTACCTATAACGAGTATGAAGGACTGTATCATGAATTACATAATGAACCAGAGAAACAGCAATTGTTTAATGATATTATACATTGGTTAAACCAACAGACGCAGCATGAATAA
- a CDS encoding VOC family protein — protein sequence MEPIISSIQQMGIGNPYVHEAWKWYRKVFGMDTKIFDEAAKANLMLRYTGGMPHKRHAVLAVNMNGGGGMEIWQYTSRKPVSADFEIQYGDLGIYACKIKSRDINASFAHIKNAGAEILGEISENPAGQKHFFLKDLYGNIFEVIEADDWFGKTKLSTGGVYGAMICVSNMEQSLMLYRDLLGFDKVIYDSKNNFTDTAVLPGGNTISRRVLLAHSKPRSGPFAPLLGNNTIELVQIDGRTPRKIFENRFWGDMGFIHLCFDVIGMHELGKRFAANGFPFTVDSGAFNMGEAAGHFTYIEDPDGALIEFVETHKVPILKKFGWYIHLKKREPGAALPKWILKAMGLNRVRD from the coding sequence ATGGAGCCAATAATTAGCAGTATCCAACAAATGGGAATAGGTAATCCTTATGTGCATGAAGCATGGAAATGGTATCGCAAAGTGTTTGGTATGGATACTAAAATTTTTGATGAAGCCGCCAAAGCAAATCTCATGTTGCGTTATACCGGCGGCATGCCGCATAAACGACATGCAGTGCTTGCAGTAAATATGAATGGTGGAGGCGGTATGGAAATATGGCAATATACAAGTCGCAAACCGGTGAGTGCAGATTTTGAAATTCAATATGGTGATCTCGGAATTTATGCATGTAAAATAAAAAGCAGAGATATCAATGCATCCTTTGCACATATTAAAAATGCAGGTGCTGAAATTCTCGGCGAGATTTCAGAAAATCCTGCCGGCCAAAAACATTTTTTCTTAAAAGATTTGTACGGAAATATTTTTGAAGTAATAGAAGCAGATGATTGGTTTGGTAAAACAAAATTAAGTACCGGTGGCGTGTATGGTGCAATGATTTGTGTGAGCAATATGGAACAATCACTTATGCTTTATCGTGATTTACTCGGCTTCGATAAAGTTATTTACGACAGCAAAAATAATTTTACAGATACTGCAGTTTTACCTGGCGGTAACACAATTTCTCGCAGAGTGTTACTTGCACATAGCAAACCCAGAAGTGGACCTTTTGCTCCACTGCTCGGCAACAATACAATTGAGTTAGTTCAAATAGATGGACGCACACCAAGAAAAATATTTGAAAATCGTTTTTGGGGAGATATGGGTTTTATTCATTTATGTTTTGATGTGATAGGCATGCACGAATTAGGAAAACGTTTTGCTGCAAATGGTTTTCCATTTACTGTTGATAGCGGCGCATTTAATATGGGTGAAGCAGCAGGACATTTTACTTATATCGAAGATCCGGATGGCGCTTTAATCGAATTTGTAGAAACACATAAAGTGCCGATACTTAAAAAATTCGGTTGGTATATTCATTTGAAAAAACGGGAACCTGGTGCCGCTTTACCGAAATGGATTTTAAAAGCAATGGGATTAAATAGAGTGCGTGATTAA
- a CDS encoding thymidylate synthase translates to MQQYHALLKKILEEGVSKSDRTGTGTLSIFGYQMRFDLSEGFPLLTTKKLHVRSIIHELLWFISGDTNIKYLKENGVSIWDDWADKSGNLGPVYGHQWRSWPGADGKKIDQIQQLIHQIKHNPDSRRLIVSAWNPADIEHMALPPCHCLFQFYVADGKLSCQLYQRSADTFLGVPFNIASYALFTMMIAQVCDLEPGEFIHTFGDAHLYSDHIEQAKLQMTREPRALPKMQINPEVKDLFAFKFEDFSLLDYDPHPHIKAKVSV, encoded by the coding sequence ATGCAACAATATCATGCGTTACTTAAAAAAATTTTAGAAGAAGGTGTTTCCAAAAGCGACCGGACAGGAACAGGTACCTTAAGCATATTTGGTTATCAGATGCGCTTCGATTTATCAGAAGGGTTTCCATTACTCACCACAAAAAAATTACATGTACGTTCTATTATTCATGAATTGCTTTGGTTTATTAGCGGTGATACGAATATTAAATATTTAAAAGAAAATGGAGTTTCTATTTGGGATGATTGGGCAGATAAAAGTGGAAACTTGGGTCCGGTGTATGGTCATCAATGGAGATCATGGCCGGGAGCAGATGGAAAAAAAATAGATCAGATTCAACAACTTATTCATCAGATAAAACATAATCCGGATTCACGCAGATTAATTGTGAGTGCATGGAATCCTGCGGATATTGAACATATGGCATTACCTCCCTGTCATTGCTTATTTCAATTTTATGTAGCGGATGGAAAGTTAAGTTGCCAGTTATATCAGCGCAGTGCAGATACATTTTTGGGAGTGCCATTTAATATTGCATCTTATGCATTATTCACAATGATGATTGCTCAGGTGTGTGATTTAGAACCGGGTGAATTCATTCATACTTTTGGTGATGCACATTTATATAGTGATCATATTGAACAAGCAAAATTGCAAATGACAAGAGAGCCGAGAGCGTTACCCAAAATGCAAATTAATCCGGAAGTAAAAGATTTGTTTGCATTTAAATTTGAAGATTTTTCTTTGCTGGATTACGATCCACATCCACATATTAAAGCAAAAGTAAGTGTATGA
- a CDS encoding PIG-L family deacetylase: protein MVNNKFITTLFLLVIIFSGVARAQNIDWDAARILHELEKLNTTGNVLYMAAHPDDENTKLITYFANEKKSRTAYLSLTRGDGGQNLVGVELGAYLGLLRTEELMEARKTDGGEQFFTTAVDFGYSKTAKETFSIWDHDRLLEEAVWVIRNFQPDIIITRFPPDERAGHGQHTVSAIIAQEAFDAAADPTMFPEQLAYVTPWKTQRIFWNTSIWWDTSLAEKLKDAKDVGIIDMGLYNPLLGASYGEIAANSRTHHKSQGFGSTPVRGSLIEYLTLTKGPSFDTDIFEGINTTWERFRMGADIGSMIDSIINNYNIVNPAASLPKLLQLYKVINALPKQNITTYKKQQLQNIILACAGIWLEPVATQDMAAIGENLTIVNNSIVRMPANVVLKNIEVNDSVIAINRTLELNNNYLDTMQIIIPTHASSTPYWMELPYNGFFEVKDKTMIGKPESDPAVIVKYHLQFMQDVEMDIIRGVVFKETDAVKGEIIKPLAIVPELTVNLAEDVFVFGDNKPKKIIVTAKAFRDIKQGNVRLQIADGWKITNDNKNIILQKGESLQLEFEITPPAFASSTTLQIFSSTEYAPEQVAEKITVIDHDHIQRQVVVENAIVKMVKVYTEIPALKIGYIEGAGDKVFESLQQLGADITLLNPQNISVNELMQYDVIVAGIRAYNTSKDLADARNTFKEYMQQGGIYIVQYNTHRDLYSDDYAPYPFKIGRGRVTDENSEVTFLLPAHTILNTPNKITATDFESWIQERGLYFATDLDAAYVTPLAFTDPDENAQNGSLIIADYGKGAFIYTGISFFRELPAGVPGAYRLFINLLAYKPATP from the coding sequence ATGGTCAATAATAAATTTATTACTACTTTATTTTTACTTGTAATCATTTTTTCAGGAGTTGCCCGTGCTCAAAATATTGATTGGGATGCCGCCCGTATTTTACATGAACTGGAAAAATTAAATACAACAGGCAATGTGTTGTATATGGCAGCACATCCTGATGATGAAAACACAAAATTGATCACCTATTTTGCAAATGAAAAAAAATCACGCACTGCATATTTATCATTAACCCGAGGTGATGGCGGACAAAATCTTGTTGGTGTCGAGCTGGGTGCATATCTCGGTTTATTGCGCACGGAGGAATTAATGGAAGCAAGAAAAACGGATGGCGGTGAACAATTTTTTACAACAGCAGTAGATTTTGGTTATTCAAAAACTGCGAAAGAAACTTTTTCTATTTGGGATCACGATAGGTTATTGGAAGAAGCAGTTTGGGTAATCCGAAATTTCCAACCTGATATTATTATAACACGATTTCCTCCGGATGAAAGAGCAGGGCATGGACAGCATACGGTAAGTGCAATTATTGCGCAAGAGGCTTTTGATGCAGCAGCGGATCCAACTATGTTTCCCGAACAACTTGCGTATGTAACGCCTTGGAAAACACAACGCATTTTTTGGAATACAAGCATTTGGTGGGATACTTCACTTGCAGAAAAATTAAAAGATGCAAAGGATGTAGGCATTATTGATATGGGTTTATACAATCCATTGCTTGGTGCATCGTATGGAGAAATTGCAGCAAATAGCAGAACACATCATAAAAGCCAGGGCTTTGGTAGTACACCGGTTCGAGGTTCACTCATAGAATATCTCACACTTACAAAAGGGCCATCTTTTGATACCGATATTTTTGAAGGTATAAATACAACATGGGAACGCTTTCGTATGGGTGCCGATATTGGAAGTATGATTGATTCAATAATTAATAATTATAACATCGTAAATCCTGCCGCTTCATTACCAAAATTATTACAATTATATAAAGTGATAAATGCACTTCCAAAACAAAACATTACTACTTATAAAAAGCAACAATTGCAAAATATTATTTTGGCTTGTGCAGGCATATGGTTGGAGCCGGTTGCAACACAGGATATGGCTGCAATAGGAGAAAATTTAACAATAGTAAATAATTCAATAGTGCGCATGCCGGCAAATGTTGTTTTAAAAAATATAGAAGTAAATGATTCTGTAATTGCGATAAACAGAACTCTGGAATTAAACAATAATTATTTGGATACAATGCAAATTATTATTCCTACACATGCAAGTTCAACACCGTATTGGATGGAGTTACCTTATAATGGTTTTTTTGAAGTGAAAGATAAAACGATGATAGGAAAACCTGAAAGTGATCCTGCTGTAATTGTAAAATATCATTTGCAATTTATGCAAGATGTAGAAATGGATATTATAAGAGGTGTTGTATTTAAGGAAACAGATGCAGTGAAAGGGGAAATAATAAAGCCATTGGCAATAGTTCCTGAACTCACAGTGAATCTTGCGGAAGATGTGTTCGTTTTTGGTGACAATAAGCCGAAAAAAATTATAGTTACTGCAAAAGCATTCAGAGATATTAAACAAGGAAATGTGCGCTTGCAAATAGCAGATGGTTGGAAGATTACAAACGATAATAAAAATATTATTTTACAAAAAGGAGAATCACTGCAATTAGAATTTGAAATTACTCCACCCGCATTTGCTTCTTCAACAACATTACAAATATTTTCCTCTACAGAATATGCACCCGAACAAGTTGCAGAAAAAATTACGGTGATAGATCATGATCATATTCAACGACAGGTAGTAGTTGAAAATGCAATTGTAAAAATGGTGAAAGTGTATACAGAAATTCCTGCTTTGAAAATAGGATACATTGAAGGTGCAGGAGATAAAGTATTTGAATCATTACAACAATTAGGTGCAGATATCACCTTATTAAATCCGCAAAATATTTCCGTAAATGAATTAATGCAATATGATGTAATTGTTGCCGGCATTCGTGCATACAATACTTCAAAAGATTTAGCAGACGCACGCAATACCTTCAAAGAATATATGCAACAAGGTGGAATTTATATTGTGCAATATAACACCCATCGTGATTTGTATTCGGATGACTATGCACCTTATCCGTTTAAAATTGGTAGAGGCAGAGTAACAGATGAGAATTCGGAGGTTACATTTTTATTACCTGCACATACGATATTAAATACACCGAATAAAATAACCGCAACCGATTTTGAAAGTTGGATACAAGAACGAGGGTTATATTTCGCCACAGATTTGGATGCGGCGTATGTTACTCCACTTGCATTTACAGATCCGGATGAAAATGCGCAAAATGGCTCATTAATTATTGCCGATTATGGTAAAGGCGCATTTATTTATACAGGTATTTCTTTTTTTAGAGAGTTGCCTGCAGGCGTTCCCGGAGCATATCGTTTGTTTATAAATTTACTCGCCTACAAACCTGCAACACCTTAA